One window of the Epinephelus moara isolate mb chromosome 24, YSFRI_EMoa_1.0, whole genome shotgun sequence genome contains the following:
- the setmar gene encoding histone-lysine N-methyltransferase SETMAR isoform X1, with the protein MNIDRNVDLADLSNGLENVPVFTERSSAVMTFPEFQYSPDNVQGPGCTIDPSEVTLPGCSCLSHSCFTESCSCLQTHGQAYDSAGTLLNLSRTDSGYCSPVFECNALCTCSDACSNRVVQRGPRLRLEVYSTENRGWGVRTLEAIPHGTFVCEYAGEVISFEEARRRQLAQRSEENNYIIAVREHAGTGSITETFVDPAMVGNVGRFLNHSCQPNLFMQPVRVHSVVPRLALFAGRNIDAQEELTFDYSGGYSNQPPVEMLSTQNDAAIQASRTDGLQRKECHCGANNCVQFLPLDLSIIK; encoded by the exons AtgaatattgacagaaatgtggATTTAGCGGATTTGAGCAACGGCCTCGAGAATGTTCCTGTTTTTACTGAACGGAGTTCAGCCGTAATGACGTTTCCTGAATTTCAG taTTCCCCAGATAATGTTCAGGGACCAGGTTGCACCATTGACCCCAGTGAAGTAACCCTTCCTGGATGCTCCTGCCTCTCCCACTCCTGCTTCACTGAGAGCTGCTCCTGCCTGCAGACTCATGGGCAGGCGTACGACAGCGCAGGCACACTGCTGAACCTTAGCAGGACGGACTCTGGCTACTGCTCGCCTGTGTTTGAGTGCAATGCCCTTTGCACCTGCAGTGATGCCTGCTCTAACCGGGTGGTGCAGAGAGGGCCAAGACTCAGACTAGAGGTTTACAGCACCGAGAACAGGGGCTGGGGAGTAAGAACATTAGAGGCAATCCCACATGGGACATTTGTGTGCGAGTATGCAGGAGAGGTGATCAGTTTTGAGGAGGCCAGACGCAGACAGCTCGCCCAGAGATCTGAGGAAAATAACTACATCATTGCCGTAAGGGAGCATGCAGGTACAGGCTCCATCACAGAGACATTTGTGGACCCTGCCatggtgggaaatgtaggcCGTTTTCTCAACCACTCCTGCCAGCCCAACCTGTTCATGCAGCCAGTCCGTGTGCACTCTGTGGTTCCCAGGCTGGCGCTGTTTGCTGGACGGAACATTGATGCGCAAGAGGAGCTGACGTTTGACTACTCCGGAGGATACAGTAATCAACCACCTGTAGAGATGCTGTCCACACAAAATGATGCTGCCATACAGGCCAGCAGGACAGATGGACTCCAGAGGAAAGAGTGCCACTGTGGTGCCAACAACTGTGTTCAGTTCCTCCCATTGGATTTATCGATTATCAAGTGa
- the setmar gene encoding histone-lysine N-methyltransferase SETMAR isoform X2, with the protein MSHYSPDNVQGPGCTIDPSEVTLPGCSCLSHSCFTESCSCLQTHGQAYDSAGTLLNLSRTDSGYCSPVFECNALCTCSDACSNRVVQRGPRLRLEVYSTENRGWGVRTLEAIPHGTFVCEYAGEVISFEEARRRQLAQRSEENNYIIAVREHAGTGSITETFVDPAMVGNVGRFLNHSCQPNLFMQPVRVHSVVPRLALFAGRNIDAQEELTFDYSGGYSNQPPVEMLSTQNDAAIQASRTDGLQRKECHCGANNCVQFLPLDLSIIK; encoded by the exons ATGAGTCAT taTTCCCCAGATAATGTTCAGGGACCAGGTTGCACCATTGACCCCAGTGAAGTAACCCTTCCTGGATGCTCCTGCCTCTCCCACTCCTGCTTCACTGAGAGCTGCTCCTGCCTGCAGACTCATGGGCAGGCGTACGACAGCGCAGGCACACTGCTGAACCTTAGCAGGACGGACTCTGGCTACTGCTCGCCTGTGTTTGAGTGCAATGCCCTTTGCACCTGCAGTGATGCCTGCTCTAACCGGGTGGTGCAGAGAGGGCCAAGACTCAGACTAGAGGTTTACAGCACCGAGAACAGGGGCTGGGGAGTAAGAACATTAGAGGCAATCCCACATGGGACATTTGTGTGCGAGTATGCAGGAGAGGTGATCAGTTTTGAGGAGGCCAGACGCAGACAGCTCGCCCAGAGATCTGAGGAAAATAACTACATCATTGCCGTAAGGGAGCATGCAGGTACAGGCTCCATCACAGAGACATTTGTGGACCCTGCCatggtgggaaatgtaggcCGTTTTCTCAACCACTCCTGCCAGCCCAACCTGTTCATGCAGCCAGTCCGTGTGCACTCTGTGGTTCCCAGGCTGGCGCTGTTTGCTGGACGGAACATTGATGCGCAAGAGGAGCTGACGTTTGACTACTCCGGAGGATACAGTAATCAACCACCTGTAGAGATGCTGTCCACACAAAATGATGCTGCCATACAGGCCAGCAGGACAGATGGACTCCAGAGGAAAGAGTGCCACTGTGGTGCCAACAACTGTGTTCAGTTCCTCCCATTGGATTTATCGATTATCAAGTGa